In a genomic window of Xenopus laevis strain J_2021 chromosome 5S, Xenopus_laevis_v10.1, whole genome shotgun sequence:
- the LOC108717770 gene encoding uncharacterized protein LOC108717770 isoform X2: MKLKDFSRWNIRFSVVYAVGIWVMITGYAYFHVKQKDAVTTSHPLQQDLEEEIQDTAAIPMQSEERTPGLHIKNSVVFKDNFVPFSRRIYNLVSPLLPSSPATTGSDSSEK; this comes from the exons ATGAAATTAAAGGATTTTAGCCGCTGGAATATCAGGTTCTCGGTAGTGTACGCAGTTGGGATCTGGGTAATGATCACCGGTTACGCCTACTTTCACGTAAAGCAGAAGGACGCAGTAACGACGAGTCACCCACTGCAGCAAG ATTTAGAGGAGGAAATTCAAGACACTGCAGCGATACCTATGCAGTCAGAAGAAAGAACACCTGGTCTCCATATAAAGAATTCTGTTGTCTTCAAAGACAATTTTGTTCCTTTTTCTAGAAGAATTTACAATTTAGTAAGTCCGCTCCTCCCTTCTTCCCCTGCCACAACTGGAAGTGATTCATCGGAGAAATAA
- the LOC108717770 gene encoding uncharacterized protein LOC108717770 isoform X1 yields MKLKDFSRWNIRFSVVYAVGIWVMITGYAYFHVKQKDAVTTSHPLQQGECVAPALYLEEEIQDTAAIPMQSEERTPGLHIKNSVVFKDNFVPFSRRIYNLVSPLLPSSPATTGSDSSEK; encoded by the exons ATGAAATTAAAGGATTTTAGCCGCTGGAATATCAGGTTCTCGGTAGTGTACGCAGTTGGGATCTGGGTAATGATCACCGGTTACGCCTACTTTCACGTAAAGCAGAAGGACGCAGTAACGACGAGTCACCCACTGCAGCAAGGTGAATGTGTGGCCCCTGCCTTGT ATTTAGAGGAGGAAATTCAAGACACTGCAGCGATACCTATGCAGTCAGAAGAAAGAACACCTGGTCTCCATATAAAGAATTCTGTTGTCTTCAAAGACAATTTTGTTCCTTTTTCTAGAAGAATTTACAATTTAGTAAGTCCGCTCCTCCCTTCTTCCCCTGCCACAACTGGAAGTGATTCATCGGAGAAATAA
- the hebp2.S gene encoding heme binding protein 2 S homeolog precursor (The RefSeq protein has 1 substitution compared to this genomic sequence) encodes MNNMGTLLLLSLLSLCGTAVRAEEGASTDGKFPEFCGDRECPKFHLVQQYDSFELRAYEGTQWVTTELDDGFLGFGMVTSFRRLFNYISGKNSQGIKIEMTVPVLMQYPSKDTGRNATMSFFLSPSLVNPPQPLDPAVHLENSPPLSVYVLSFGGYALDYDYKKKAKALAEKLGNQGLSFDDSVRTTAGYNDPFTLLNRHNEVWYKAK; translated from the exons ATGAACAACATGGGGACCCTGTTACTGCTGAGCCTGCTCTCTCTCTGTGGCACTGCAGTGAGGGCTGAAGAAGGGGCTTCTACTGATGGCAAGTTTCCTGAATTCTGTGGCGATCGAGAATGTCCAAAATTTCATCTGGTGCAGCAATATGAT TCTTTTGAGCTCCGAGCTTATGAAGGAACCCAGTGGGTCACAACAGAACTGGATGATGGATTCCTAGGCTTTGGTATGGTCACAAGCTTCAGGCGCTTATTTAATTATATCTCTGGCAAGAACTCCCAAG GAATAAAGATTGAAATGACTGTGCCGGTACTCATGCAATACCCATCAAAAGACACAGGCCGCAATGCTACTATGTCCTTCTTCTTGTCACCTTCCCTGGTGAATCCTCCTCAACCATTGGACCCCGCTGTTTATCTTGAAAACTCTCCCCCATTATCTGTATATGTCTT GTCCTTCGGAGGCTATGCATTGGACTATGACTATAAGAAGAAAGCCAAAGCACTTGCAGAAAAGCTGGGAAACCAGGGACTGTCTTTCGATGATTCCGTCCGCACAACTGCAGGCTACAATGATCCATTTACGCTGCTTAATCGGCACAATGAAGTCTGGTACAAAGCAAAgtga